From the genome of Pseudobdellovibrionaceae bacterium:
CCTTTATCGAGATGCTCGCGGTACGCCACCGAAGCGTCGCGCAGAGTCGCCGAGTTGAAGTGACGGTAATGATGATCGATGAATTGCGTAATCGGTCCGGCCATGAGTCCTCCCCAAAAAAACTTTGTGGGAAGACGAGTACAGTCTCTTGTCACGGAGAGCAAAGGGCGCGCAGCGCAACATTTAGCGCGCGGCCTTCACCCCGTGGACGACTTTCGAGAAGAAACCGCGTTCGCTCTCGACCCCCAGAAGCCCCGCGGCCTCCAGCATCGGGGCGAGCGGCGTCTGCACATAATTCGGGTAGAACGGCTCGTGGAATTTGACGGGGAACTGCTTGAGTCCCCAATCGAGTTCCGGGGCGTCGCCCAGCTGGATCGAGTCGACGTGCCCGCTGAAACCGCCGGGCTTCAAAACGCGTACGCCCTCTTTGAGCACTTTTTCGCGCTCTTCCCGGGGAAGTTCATGGAACAAAAAGCACGAAACGACCGCATCGAAAGTTTCGTCGCGGAACGGCAGATCCGCGGCATCGCCCTGCATGAACTGCACGCCCCGCCGTCCTTCCAGACTCCGACGGGCCTTCACGAGATAAGGCTCGGACAAATCCATCGCGGTGATCTTCGCCTGGGGAAAAGCGAGCTTCAGAAAGTGCGTGAGCCTTCCCGTCCCCGCACCGACCTCCAGAAAGTGCAGGCCCGTCCCGTCGCTTTCGCCGAAGTGCTCTTTCAAAGGCTTCAGAAGCAACCGGCGCATCGGGTCCGCCGCGCCCGAAAACAGGATCTCGACTTGGTGTTCGTACAGATCCGCGCTGTGGTCGCTCAGGTAGCCGTCGGTTTGAAAGTGGAAGTTGCGGCGATAGTATTCGGGCACGTCGCCGAAATAACTTTCCGAATTCGCGTCGAAATCGTGATGGGTTTTGTCCTCGCGCCGACGGGCCACGCGGTAACCGTCGAGCAGAATCCGCGGATAGCGCGTCCAGAATTTCAACGGGTTTTCGGGCTCGAGCACATCCACCGGATAATAACCGAGCTGAATGTGGCGGGCATCGGTGCGCAGAAGCTTCAGCAGATCTTGAAAGGCGACTTCGAAATGAAGTTTCAGATCGACCGAGGTCGCCTCGGTTTTTCCGCGCGAGAGAAACTCCACCACCGGTAGCGAAATCATCTGCCCGGTGAAAAGAAGCGTGCGCGAAATCTCAAACCCATAGAGCAGATTCTCACGGGTTTTAGCCTTCAAAGGAAGTTTGCGAAAGGCGCGATCAAGAGCGGATGTTTCAGCCATGCCCGCATTTTAAGCCGGACCCGCGCGCGGGACAAGGAAGTTACTCTTTCGACTCGGAGCCTTGCCCCGCGGCCTTCGCCGCCTTTTCTTTCTGATATTCAAGATAATGATGACGGAAGGTCAGGGCCAAGAATCCCATGCCGAAAAGCAGCACCGACAACATGAAACCGAAGAACATAAATGTCAGCACGCAGAGATTCCCTTCCGCCAGGGATTTTTGGGATCACCGACGATCGCCTGGACGACCGAAGCGGCCTGCAGAAGCCCGAACTGCGCGGTCACGAAACTCGCGGTGCCGTGAATGACATTGCGGCGATCGCAAGAATGCCGATCGTTTTGCCCCTGCGGACAGACGCACTTGAAACCTTGCCCCAGATCGTAGTGAAGTTCCACCGGATCGCGCGGCACTTCCTCCGAGAACACGGCGGGAATCCCCCACGCGCCATCAGTTGGAAAACCGTGTTTCGAGCGCAGCATTTTGCGCAATTGGTGCGCCATGGGATCGGTGTGGGTTTCGGACAGATCGACGACCCGGGCCGCCAAGGGATCCATACGCGAACCCGCCCCCATGGACGAAATGAGCGGGAGTCCCAGCGCGCGACAGGTCACGATGAGATGCGCCTTCGCGGTCAGATTGTCGATGGCGTCCACCACGAAATCCGGGCGCACGGATAAAATCCGTTCGGAGGTTTCGGCGCTCATGAATTCAGGAATGTCCTCGATCGTCGCCTGGGGATTGATTTTGCGCAGACGCTCGGCCATGACCCCGGATTTTTTTCGCCCGATGAGGCCTTGCAGCGTATGCAGCTGGCGATTCGTATTCGTGATGCAGATTTCGTCGAAGTCGACGAGGCTGATGCGGCCCACGCCCGAGCGCGCGAGGCTTTCCGCCGCCATGGACCCCACGCCCCCCACGCCGACGATCATGACGTGCGCGCGGAAGAGTTTCTCCATGGACGCGTCGCCGACCAAACGCCCCATGCGATCGAAACGGCGATGCAGCACGTATTTCGATTCGGGGATGGGGGCATTTGCCGGGTCGGTCACGAGATCCATTCAGGGCTCCAGTAGCGCGAGAAGATTCGCCCTGGATCTAGCAAGGACCTCGTCGCGAGTCACGCCTTTGAGCTCGGCGATCCGCGCGGCCACCGGTAAAATCGAATCGGGGCGATTTTCGCCCGCAGGATAACCCGGCGGCGCCTGATCGGGGCTGTCGGATTCGACCAAAAGCCGCTCCAGCGGGGCCAAACGCACGACCTGATCCAGACGTTCGTTCTCGGGCTTTAGGAGTCCGCCGCCGATGGACAGATGCAGCCCCTGCGCGAGATAAAATTCGGCGTCCGTGGCGCTGCCGCTGAAGGCGTGCACCATCCCCCCGCAAGCCGGCGGACCGAAATGCTCGAACAGACGTCGCGTCTCTTTGTGCGCGCGCACGATGTGCAAAACGACGGGCTTTTGGTGAAAGTCCGCGAGCTCGAGCTGCGCGTGTAAGATCTCGATTTGCCGGGCCTCGCTGTCTTTGACGAGATGACTGCGATAATCCAGGCCCATTTCCCCGATGAAGCCCGGCGCTTCGCGCAGGCGACGCGCGAGCTGATCGAGCGCGGTCTCGCATTCTTCGAGCGTATGATCCGCGACGAAATACGGATGAAGGCCCAGGACCGGCAGACACTGGGGATGGCGACGGGCCAAGGCGAGCTGGCGCTCCCAATCGTCCGGGTCGACTCCGGCCATCACGAAACCGGTCACGCCCGCCGCCGCGGCCGTTTTCAAGACGTCCGTCGGGTCGGTGATGCGCGGATCGGCCAGATGACAGTGGCTGTCGATCCAGCCTTCACCAAAACGAAGAGCGGACTGCGGGTCGAGTTTCATGAAATCCTCGACTCATTTTTGGATGAATTTTGCCGAGAAGACAACCTGAAGATCAGCGCAAGGAGTGCCGCGAGATGAAATCGAAATCCCCGAAAATGTGGTTTGGCTTTGACGTCGTTTCGGAAGCGGGTCGTTTTCCGCGTCCCCAACGTATCGAATTCTGGAAGGACAAAGATTTCGCGAGCCTGACTCCCGAGTCCCCTTTCCATTACAAGTCCGACGCGCTTTTGGGCCTCGCGCTTTACCAACTCCACCCCAAGTGGAACTCGGCGCATCTCCCCGAAAAAGGTCAGACCTTCGCGGCGGATCTGTGGCGCTCGCTGGAGCCCCACTTCGAGCTGCATTTGCGCGCGCAACCCCGCGTGACCGCACTTCGTGAGCAATTGAAATCGAAGAACTTCCCGCCCGCGCAAGCCTTTGCGCGCGCGTACTCTGAAATCGTGGCCCACGCGGCCGATGGACAAGGTTTCGATTTCACGAAGCTGGAGCCTTTGACCGAAGCGGTCGACGAGCTCGAGCAGAACTTGGGACGCCCGCTGCTGTACGATTTCTCGCTGCATTTCGATCAAGAGACGCGCGCGTCC
Proteins encoded in this window:
- a CDS encoding class I SAM-dependent methyltransferase, producing MAETSALDRAFRKLPLKAKTRENLLYGFEISRTLLFTGQMISLPVVEFLSRGKTEATSVDLKLHFEVAFQDLLKLLRTDARHIQLGYYPVDVLEPENPLKFWTRYPRILLDGYRVARRREDKTHHDFDANSESYFGDVPEYYRRNFHFQTDGYLSDHSADLYEHQVEILFSGAADPMRRLLLKPLKEHFGESDGTGLHFLEVGAGTGRLTHFLKLAFPQAKITAMDLSEPYLVKARRSLEGRRGVQFMQGDAADLPFRDETFDAVVSCFLFHELPREEREKVLKEGVRVLKPGGFSGHVDSIQLGDAPELDWGLKQFPVKFHEPFYPNYVQTPLAPMLEAAGLLGVESERGFFSKVVHGVKAAR
- a CDS encoding tRNA threonylcarbamoyladenosine dehydratase; this encodes MDLVTDPANAPIPESKYVLHRRFDRMGRLVGDASMEKLFRAHVMIVGVGGVGSMAAESLARSGVGRISLVDFDEICITNTNRQLHTLQGLIGRKKSGVMAERLRKINPQATIEDIPEFMSAETSERILSVRPDFVVDAIDNLTAKAHLIVTCRALGLPLISSMGAGSRMDPLAARVVDLSETHTDPMAHQLRKMLRSKHGFPTDGAWGIPAVFSEEVPRDPVELHYDLGQGFKCVCPQGQNDRHSCDRRNVIHGTASFVTAQFGLLQAASVVQAIVGDPKNPWRKGISAC
- a CDS encoding TatD family hydrolase, translated to MKLDPQSALRFGEGWIDSHCHLADPRITDPTDVLKTAAAAGVTGFVMAGVDPDDWERQLALARRHPQCLPVLGLHPYFVADHTLEECETALDQLARRLREAPGFIGEMGLDYRSHLVKDSEARQIEILHAQLELADFHQKPVVLHIVRAHKETRRLFEHFGPPACGGMVHAFSGSATDAEFYLAQGLHLSIGGGLLKPENERLDQVVRLAPLERLLVESDSPDQAPPGYPAGENRPDSILPVAARIAELKGVTRDEVLARSRANLLALLEP